GTTTGAGAAAAATAGCTCTTTTCTTCTCCTAATTTGGGTTTGTTTAGTTCAACCCATACCAAATGATGAAACAAGAAAGAGAAAATGCTTGATCAGTGAATGTAGCACAGCATTAGGTTAGCCATGGAGAAAAAGAGATATTGAGTGGATTAAAAGATTGATCTTGCACTGACATCAACAAAGCCAACCAGATAGCATCAAACAAGTTAGCACAGAAACAGacacagaaacagagagagagagagagagcaagtacAACTGATCTTAAGAACAAATTACAATGGTTCAAATTTTACAGTGTGGCTTGAGATACACGTCAAAGTCATTGACAACACATGGAGTTAGAGATCATGGCAGAAGGAACATTTCTAGTTGCCAAACAGTTTGCAACTGATGAAATGTCTTCATTACATGTGGGCAAGCATAAGAAAGAACCAGTGCTTTAGGGCACTGTATTAGCTCCACCACTGGCTTGTTGGCATGTCTTCTGGGACAAACCACATGCAAGGGGGAAATCCTCTTTGATATATCTCTATATTAAAGAGGTTTCACTGATAATATCTGAAGCACTTGGAAAGGTCTATTATCAATAACAATTAGCTTACTTGGTCTATTCACTTGTAGGAAAAGGACTTATAAACCATCATCTTAAAGCAGAGGTCAAAGGCAATAGCAGCAGCAAGGAACATGAAGAAATTCTCTGATGCACAAACTGCTCCATCAATTGAAGATGAGATAGAGCTTTCAGTGCCTAATTCCAAGGGCTTCGCAGTCACTGCTGCTGCAAGACCTGCAATTTCACTTTGATTTTTAGTATGCACTATTGATTTTAAGGTAACAAAAACAATATGAgcaatttgaaaatctgtaagttgCGGAATACACCGAGAGATTCATTCACTCCCTAAATAAACCCAAAGGCTGTACACGTCTCTTTTTTAAGTTGAAGATTATCCAGGTCTCATCTTACTGTATAATGGAAGATTGCCCCCAAAAAAGCACAATCAATAGAACTGATCACCAATGGAAGAATCAGTTGAGAAAGGTAGTAGCTTGATATATAGAAATAGGGACACCAGAATGCGAGCCAGCAACAGATGAAACTAGAACAGACTTGGCAGACTCCAATCTCTCTACTGAATGGTACTAGAATATAATGTAATTGCGAAGCCAACCATGTGGCAGTTGGTCTTCCTTTCCGGGATTCAGCTGGTTGGAATGCTGGTTGCAGGGTGGAGTTAGGGCAAGTGCCCCTGCAAGACAAGGTAGAACACCTAAGATTTCATAATATTCCACTTCAGCAAAGACCCTTTGATGCCTGAATGGAGCGCAGTGAAAAATATAAGGGAGCTAACCATAACAACATTATCAATTTCATGCTTAAGTATTAGTGGCTATGTACCTAGGCTACCGACAGGTCTATCCTATTCATAACCAAGGCGATTATGCCATTAGTGGCTGACGAAAGATGCATAGGTTAGAGGTTGAAGGCAAGTACTAGACTGAGGTTTGCACACCTTTTGGAAGTGCTCTGTTTCTCTATGATCCTGTCACTCTATGCAAAGTGCCAGTGGCGGTGACAGGTAAGAGCACAAGCAGGTCATGAGCAGTATAGGTCTTAAAAAACATAAGCAACCATCCCTAGGtcctaatcttggggcaattaaggACTTGGGCTAGTAGCTGAGTCCTTGCATGAAGTCATTATTTTGTGGTATTTGGCACAAGTCCGTAGTCTTCAATGTTCAATATGGGAGAAAGCTAAGGGCCACCTAGCCACAGATTACAAACAATCTCAGCTACCATACCATGGTTTTCTTCCTTTGTGCATCAACCTTGCTTTCATAGTCCATCCTTAGATGGTCTTGCTCATCTTGTTTAAATTTGTATATACAGACTCagaacaacatcctgtaagtaaaTCTTCAAATTATGAAAGAGAATAGTAACAAAACTTTATTTTCCTAAACTATACTATGCTAAGGCTTGATGCCAAAATTCCTGACTGTATTTCATCAGGTTACTCAAATGATTTGTCAGGTTTCATCACCATATTATCTTTATAAAGAAGTATTATAGTAATTGGTAAGTATAGTCTTCAATATAACCGAGCAGTGCTACCTGCTACCAATTACATAAATGTACTATTCATAAATGTCCAGTGCATGAGGGATTCAAAAGAACTAAGAGTTTTCCTTTGTTAAGTATAATTGTAAATTTACGGCCAATTACCAAGAAGATCATAGTCCTGGAAAATATTTTCCTGGTTCTCGAGGATGCGAAAAACATGAAATGGTCTGACATCTTTGGTTCCAAAAGAGTGAGCTATTGGAAGTGCCCAGACAAGGCTTAGCAAATTGGCTGCCCTTTTGTCCTGGTGACTTATATATCACAAGTTAAAGAGTTCCAATTTTTTAAGCACAAGTAGGAAAACAATGTAAATCATATGGTTTGAGCAATGAGGTTCAGATTGATCAATACATTCACTACACACCCATTCTCATCTGTTGATTTGCATAGCATCATATGAAGTGAACAATTTAgaacacaaaagaaaagaaaactagagCAAAAGACGCAGGCAGTAGGATTGTGAGACAGCAACAGCATTGAAATCTCACACACCATAACACTACCAAATTCATCATTGAGAGCACATTTTAGTGGACTATTACACTTAGAGACTAAAATTGCAGCAAATGTAATCTCGCAAGCCAGtagacacatgaagatggaatcaaTTGCAGCTATTAATATCGCaatccatcatcttgagaatcttCTCTTCGACTAATGGTGTAAAGAGAccacgaaaagaagaatcatgcaGGAGATCACTGCCATAGCGAAGAACAAGGGGGCAAAGACGGCTCACCTCCGGCTTCCGACTCTAAACCCTCGAGGCGTCGGCTTCCGGACAGCGCCTCTCTCGCCCTCCTCAGCAGCTTCTCCTCTGTCCCCTTGGAGTTGGCGCCGGATCGACCCCGCAGAGGGGAGGTGGATAGATTATTTGATTTTGGATTTGGTTTCAGGAGGCGGAAATCGTGAGGGAAGTTGGAGATTATATTCCTTGGGCCGAGGAGCGACGAGGAGGCCGGCGAATGAAGCGGTGAGATTAGATTCCATCGTCGTCGGTCCGTTATCACGCCGTGGGATGGGGGAGGAGAACACCGTGAGAGTGGATAAACTATAACGTAATTCCTCCAACCCGTCTTTTCTCACCCGTTAAATTACCTAATTTTTAGTTCGACAACCATAACGCATAAGTGGGTCCCGAAGGGTATTTCCAATGTTCGTATTCCACGTTGACCCATATGCGTCACCGTCCGCATATGGAAGCCTTCTTTTATGAAACTCCGCCGTCACCGTCTCTCTCGCCCGCTCACTCTCTCGTAGACTCGCATACTGGAGATTGGAAGGATACACGATTGCGATGGCGATGGTGGCCTCCTTGTCGTCGATGGCGGTCGGCACCGCAGCGAAACTCAAAGCAAAGCCTCATCTTCTGGCccccaaaaccctaaccctccaAAACGCTCCGTCGACCATTTCCTTCCGATCCTACCAAACCCTCACCACCATTTCCATCCCCTCCAAAAACCCCTTGCTTCCTCCCATTAAATCTTTGCCGCCGCCGCTGGAATATGAAGCTACCTCCGGGAGCCTTAAGTCCCGCCTCGCTGCTGGCGAGACCCTCTACGGCCTCTTTCTCCTCAGCGCCTCTCCTACCCTCGCCGAGATCGCCGGACTCGCCGGCTACGACTACGTGGTCGTCGACATGGAGCACGGCTCCGGGGGCATCTCCGATGCCCTCCCCTGCCTCCGCGCCCTAGCCGCCACGCGCACCCCCGCCGTGCTCCGCCTTCCTGAGCCCTCCGCCACCTGGGCCAAGAAGGCCCTCGATCTTGGTCCCCAGGGCATTATGTTCCCCATGGTGGATACTCCCGCCGCAGCCGCACACGCTGTCGCTTGCTGCCGCTTCCCGCCGCGTGGCATCCGCGGCTCCGCGCACACCGTCGTCCGCGCCTCCGCCTACGGCCTCGATGACGGCTACCTCACCCGCTGCGAGGAAGAGATCCTGGTGATGTGCCAGGTGGAGTCGTTCGACGCCGTGGCGGAGATCGAGGCGATCGCCGCTGTCGAGGGAGTCGACGTGGTGCAGATGGGCCCTATGGATCTCAGCGCGAGCATGGGGTACCTGTGGGATCCTGGGAACAGGAAGGTGAGGAAAGTGCTGAGGGATGTGGAGAGGAAGGTGCTGGGAGTGAGGAAGACGCGGACGGAAGCCGACGCCGCGGCGGAGGGTGGCGGCGCCGGCGGTCCATACCTAGGGGGGTTTGCGATGCCGCACGATCCGCCGGAGGAGCTGAAGGCGAGGGGGTACCACCTGGTGGCGGGGGCAGTGGACGTGGGGCTGTTCCGACGGGCTGCAGTGGAGGACGTGCAGCGGTTCCGGCTGGTGCAAACGGAGATcggcgaggaggaggacgagttcgAGAAGCCCCGGGAAGAGTCGTACTGGAGCGAGTGAGACGAGTCACAGAATTCAACGGTTCAACCCAAACCGGTGTAGTGAGTTGACCCAGTAAGATCTCTCTGGTGAGTCGCAAATGGACAATGTTGCCCCATAGCATAGACTGAGTTTACTTAGGAAAACATCTGCTCTTGATATGTTTATTTATCGTTCTAATGTGCATTTTTCATTTAGTTGTTGCAGCATATTTCAATGAACTCTTTCTAATTGATAACTTAGCAACTTCCTGCAATAATTATCATACAGAAAGATGCCAAAGGATTGTTTGTGGAAATTTTTTTTGTCATGAACTTTTACATTTTAATAGATTGTCACATAGGATGCCAATGTGCCTAAACCATTCGAGAAATTTTCGATAGAAAACTCGCGAGATAGAATATATTCTTTCTTCACTTGCAACAAAAAACAAGTTAATTTTTGAACTTTATAAGTAGTTATTTGTTAGGCagttgatattatttttggtttttttaATCCCATTTACCAAGTAAAAGTATTTCTGTTTTCTCTTGGACTGTTTCTCAAGATTTGCTTGTTATGGTACTGTATCTATCATATATTATCTAACATGCATGAAAACAATCATAGTAGAATTCAAAAGATAACAGTAGACCTCATCAATATCATTTTACATTTTCTATGTTCATTTTTCATTCTGCTGATTATTAAGTTTGTGACATGTAGCAAGGTGACTAATAATGATTAAACAAAGACTAGCTATGACAGTTTGTCCATTTAACATATTTCTCAGCACATTAAGCTCTGATATTAAGTTTGTGCAGCATTACTGTTTGCAATTTGTCAATATTTTTAGTCCATAATGCAAGATGAAAATGTTGTTAAATCTTTAGTTACGGTAATCAACCAGAGCTTCAAATTGTAGGATTAAATCATCAATATGCAGGGAGCTTTCCTCTTGATAATTACTTTAAGTCAGAAATCACACAATCATTGCTTTCTTCTCAAACCTCCATGGGCTTTATCATTGCTTTGCAAAGTGCAAAGCGCAAACAGCAGTTAAGAATCAAGCATGCTGAGTTTTTTAGTTTCTGCTTCACTCTCCAAGGCCTACATTGAGATAGATATCCTCCGTGAGCCTTAAGAAAACACTCTCCACATTCGCAACAACAATGGCAGATGCGTCTGAGATGAGGAGTCAGTGGCTGTGGGTTTGTTTGTGGTTGCTCCAAGTTCCTTGACCCATCTGGCAGCATGATCAGATGTTGAACACCTTCATATAGCAACCATTTAAGGAACATAGTTTCTTCCTATAATTTACATCACAGAGTGGGTCATAATATCTTCCTTTGACTCATGCAGCTCTTTCTATTGTGCATGCTCCTATATTTTCTACTGCACTCCAAACACAGTTAATCT
The DNA window shown above is from Musa acuminata AAA Group cultivar baxijiao chromosome BXJ2-4, Cavendish_Baxijiao_AAA, whole genome shotgun sequence and carries:
- the LOC103979241 gene encoding uncharacterized protein LOC103979241, encoding MAMVASLSSMAVGTAAKLKAKPHLLAPKTLTLQNAPSTISFRSYQTLTTISIPSKNPLLPPIKSLPPPLEYEATSGSLKSRLAAGETLYGLFLLSASPTLAEIAGLAGYDYVVVDMEHGSGGISDALPCLRALAATRTPAVLRLPEPSATWAKKALDLGPQGIMFPMVDTPAAAAHAVACCRFPPRGIRGSAHTVVRASAYGLDDGYLTRCEEEILVMCQVESFDAVAEIEAIAAVEGVDVVQMGPMDLSASMGYLWDPGNRKVRKVLRDVERKVLGVRKTRTEADAAAEGGGAGGPYLGGFAMPHDPPEELKARGYHLVAGAVDVGLFRRAAVEDVQRFRLVQTEIGEEEDEFEKPREESYWSE